In Reichenbachiella agarivorans, one genomic interval encodes:
- a CDS encoding NAD(P)H-dependent oxidoreductase, whose amino-acid sequence MKKVLIINGNPITNSFSRTITDVYQSSAEDADAIVKTIHIAELDFDLSLREGYKERQEMEKDLVEATELILWCDHIVWVHPVWWYGYPAIMKGFIDRTFLPHVTFKFEKGAVFQTKLLKGKTGRIIATGDSPYWYYRFVMKRPATNQLKKGTLEFCGIKPVKTTFFGPMNTASDKNRSKWLKEVARITVKDMS is encoded by the coding sequence ATGAAGAAAGTATTGATCATCAATGGCAATCCCATCACCAATAGTTTTAGTAGAACAATTACTGATGTTTACCAGTCGAGTGCTGAGGATGCAGATGCCATCGTGAAGACCATCCACATAGCGGAGCTAGATTTTGATTTGAGTCTCAGGGAGGGTTACAAGGAGAGACAAGAAATGGAAAAGGACTTGGTAGAAGCCACTGAGTTGATTCTCTGGTGTGATCATATTGTGTGGGTGCATCCAGTTTGGTGGTACGGCTATCCCGCCATTATGAAAGGGTTCATTGACAGAACCTTCCTGCCTCATGTGACATTTAAGTTTGAAAAAGGGGCTGTATTCCAGACAAAATTATTAAAAGGAAAGACAGGCAGAATTATAGCCACAGGAGATTCTCCGTATTGGTACTATCGTTTTGTGATGAAGCGTCCCGCTACCAATCAGCTCAAAAAGGGTACTTTGGAGTTTTGTGGTATTAAGCCTGTGAAGACTACATTTTTTGGTCCGATGAATACGGCAAGTGATAAAAACAGAAGCAAATGGCTCAAGGAAGTTGCTAGAATTACAGTGAAGGATATGAGCTGA
- a CDS encoding LytR/AlgR family response regulator transcription factor yields MKRIDISFLSQPYPYYFAGLPFFVVLGSIFMMTLGFNYFFFEPFDVYVPEHKMDFFWISVIHSITPIVILLVWYVLSLLISDLEDRWTVGKEILFLCLLFFMVGVVQFLIRDLIYDNPNNWSWHYLIEEVRNTFLVGSLFTLILIPLNYNRLNRQHQLKAEQLPVEREESIVVKQNSVFIQTQVRADEFTMSVDELVYARAERNYVEIYSFRDQNIHKELKRIAIKDLMEQLQIYPFIARTHRSYLVNLQQIKSIRGNAQGYQLQLKHTEEMVPVSRTLIADFESQMASL; encoded by the coding sequence GTGAAACGAATAGATATTTCTTTCCTATCCCAACCATATCCCTATTATTTTGCTGGGTTGCCATTTTTTGTAGTACTAGGGTCGATATTTATGATGACCCTTGGGTTCAATTATTTTTTTTTTGAACCCTTTGATGTGTATGTACCAGAGCACAAAATGGATTTCTTTTGGATTTCTGTCATTCATTCTATCACTCCAATAGTGATTTTGTTGGTTTGGTATGTATTGTCATTATTGATTTCTGATTTGGAAGATCGATGGACGGTGGGGAAAGAAATACTCTTTTTGTGCCTCTTGTTTTTTATGGTAGGAGTGGTGCAGTTTCTGATTCGGGACTTGATTTATGACAATCCTAACAATTGGTCTTGGCACTATTTGATAGAGGAAGTGCGAAATACTTTTTTGGTAGGGAGTCTGTTTACTTTGATTCTCATTCCATTGAATTACAACCGACTCAATCGTCAGCATCAATTGAAGGCAGAGCAGTTGCCTGTTGAGAGGGAAGAATCGATAGTTGTAAAGCAGAATAGCGTTTTCATCCAAACACAAGTGAGAGCAGATGAATTCACCATGTCAGTTGATGAGCTTGTGTATGCTAGAGCAGAACGAAATTATGTTGAGATCTACAGTTTTCGAGATCAAAATATCCACAAAGAACTCAAACGGATTGCCATCAAAGACTTGATGGAGCAATTGCAGATTTACCCATTTATCGCACGGACTCACAGATCTTATTTGGTCAATCTACAGCAAATCAAGTCTATCCGCGGCAATGCTCAAGGTTATCAACTACAACTCAAACACACCGAGGAGATGGTACCAGTCTCACGTACACTTATTGCTGATTTTGAATCTCAAATGGCATCTTTGTAG
- a CDS encoding anti-sigma factor, with translation MNKQEILTEGYLAAYVTGELDAQQIEEIDVFIKSDDDVRREYFQIQRIVELLAFDRAVTPPAKIKAMIMEQVAKRSSLTSSKTTLNYLVAASVTIAILSAIAGVYYRSEWKSTQQELAQLNIRNQEIADGFQFVSQELEVAKVELSVTNSPDYKRIILQGTDNAKDAQTVLFWNPNTQGIYLNSASLAALPKGKQYQLWALKDGQPIDAGVFDAKEGDFQIMKNIAQADAFAVTIEVTGGAESPTLSTMQVFASTS, from the coding sequence TTGAATAAGCAAGAGATATTAACCGAAGGCTACTTGGCTGCCTATGTGACAGGAGAATTGGATGCTCAGCAGATTGAGGAGATTGATGTATTTATCAAATCGGATGATGATGTACGCAGAGAGTATTTTCAGATTCAGCGAATTGTGGAGTTGCTCGCATTTGATAGAGCGGTCACGCCTCCTGCCAAGATCAAAGCCATGATCATGGAGCAGGTAGCCAAGCGATCCAGTCTGACTTCCTCCAAAACAACACTGAACTATCTAGTAGCTGCCAGTGTGACGATCGCTATTTTGTCCGCCATAGCAGGTGTGTACTATCGGAGCGAATGGAAATCTACTCAGCAAGAGTTGGCACAGTTGAATATACGCAATCAAGAAATAGCGGATGGGTTTCAGTTTGTAAGTCAAGAGCTGGAAGTTGCCAAAGTGGAACTCAGTGTGACGAACAGCCCAGATTACAAACGGATTATTCTACAAGGAACTGACAATGCCAAGGATGCACAGACCGTGTTGTTTTGGAATCCGAACACACAGGGAATCTATCTCAATTCTGCGAGTTTGGCAGCATTGCCAAAGGGTAAGCAATACCAGCTTTGGGCACTGAAGGATGGGCAGCCGATTGATGCGGGTGTTTTTGATGCCAAAGAGGGTGATTTTCAAATCATGAAAAATATAGCCCAAGCCGATGCATTTGCTGTGACAATCGAAGTGACAGGTGGAGCAGAAAGCCCGACATTATCTACCATGCAAGTTTTTGCCTCCACATCATAG
- a CDS encoding Gfo/Idh/MocA family protein yields the protein MIEKAKVDKIIKWGIIGCGDVTEVKSGPAYQQVAGFELSAVMRRDLEKAKDYAQRHGVPKYSNDADQLINDPEIDAVYIATPPDTHKYYALKVAAAGKPCCIEKPMAPNHQECQNIVKVFEEKKLPLFVAYYRRTLPRFTQVKTWIDEGKIGEVRHIRWHYSKEPSEVDLSKSPNWRTDPLVAPGGYFDDLASHGLDLFVHLLGEIKQVAGMSLNQQGLYGAMDAFTASWLHVGGVTGSGSWNFGCASQEDRVEIYGSLGKIEFSIFDDQPLVCRHKQGDEILNVPHPSSVQLHHVERMRDELFGGKAHPSTGLSGAHTSWVMDQILNLSKLGGMPKAK from the coding sequence ATGATAGAAAAGGCAAAAGTGGATAAAATCATCAAATGGGGAATCATCGGATGTGGTGATGTGACAGAAGTAAAGAGTGGTCCAGCCTATCAGCAAGTAGCTGGATTCGAGTTGAGCGCGGTGATGAGGAGAGACTTGGAGAAGGCAAAGGACTATGCTCAGAGACATGGCGTTCCCAAATACTCTAACGATGCAGACCAACTGATCAACGATCCAGAGATAGATGCTGTTTACATCGCTACGCCACCAGATACTCACAAATACTATGCGCTCAAAGTCGCTGCTGCTGGCAAACCCTGCTGCATCGAAAAGCCCATGGCACCCAATCATCAGGAATGTCAGAATATTGTAAAGGTTTTTGAAGAGAAAAAACTGCCGCTATTTGTGGCATATTATCGTCGCACTTTGCCAAGATTTACGCAAGTGAAAACTTGGATTGATGAAGGCAAGATAGGAGAGGTCAGACACATTCGCTGGCACTATAGCAAAGAACCCTCAGAGGTAGATTTGTCTAAATCACCCAATTGGAGAACGGATCCTTTGGTAGCCCCAGGAGGGTATTTTGATGATCTAGCGAGTCATGGCCTGGATTTGTTTGTCCATTTGCTGGGAGAGATCAAGCAGGTAGCAGGAATGAGTCTGAATCAACAAGGGTTGTATGGTGCCATGGATGCTTTCACCGCTTCATGGCTACATGTCGGAGGTGTGACTGGATCGGGTAGTTGGAATTTTGGTTGTGCTAGTCAAGAGGATCGAGTAGAAATTTATGGGAGTTTGGGAAAGATAGAATTTTCTATTTTCGATGATCAACCCCTGGTTTGCAGACATAAACAAGGAGATGAAATTTTGAATGTACCACATCCATCGAGCGTACAACTGCATCATGTAGAGCGAATGCGCGATGAATTGTTCGGAGGAAAAGCACATCCGTCTACTGGTCTATCTGGAGCGCATACTTCATGGGTGATGGATCAGATTTTGAACTTATCAAAATTAGGAGGAATGCCAAAAGCTAAATAA
- a CDS encoding RNA polymerase sigma factor, producing the protein MTTTDINSLIVKRLKDKDPTALDYLYDHYSSALYGVIYKTIKHQEMAEETLHDVFLKIWDQIDKFDRSKGTLFTWMFRIARNRAIDVRRSADFKVQDKSDDISTFVDMFETQSNQEDYIGLSGVLNEIGEMCKKLIQLNFFMGYSHAEISESEEMPLGTVKTRLRNCLLSIKEKLKKDFE; encoded by the coding sequence TTGACAACTACTGATATCAATTCATTGATCGTAAAACGACTGAAGGACAAGGATCCAACGGCACTCGATTATCTGTATGATCATTATTCATCTGCGTTGTATGGGGTGATATACAAGACAATCAAACATCAAGAAATGGCGGAAGAAACGCTGCATGATGTGTTTCTCAAGATTTGGGATCAAATTGATAAGTTTGACCGATCCAAAGGTACTTTGTTTACATGGATGTTTCGTATTGCACGCAACAGAGCTATCGATGTGAGACGTTCGGCGGATTTTAAGGTCCAAGATAAATCTGATGACATCTCCACTTTCGTAGATATGTTTGAAACCCAGAGTAATCAAGAGGATTACATCGGGTTGTCTGGAGTACTCAATGAAATAGGAGAGATGTGCAAGAAACTCATCCAGCTCAATTTTTTTATGGGTTACTCTCATGCCGAGATCAGCGAATCTGAAGAGATGCCGCTAGGAACGGTTAAGACACGATTGAGAAACTGTTTACTAAGTATCAAGGAAAAACTGAAGAAGGATTTTGAATAA
- a CDS encoding TetR/AcrR family transcriptional regulator, with the protein MSAREQKQQQIIQVTHQILVRDGMGKLSMRRVAGDANMSLSNLQYYYKDLDTLLIAVIIDYFAWYTNEVAENLTKTLENQSNFESFLRAILNDHLVPGGKTERCSMFREIWSLATRNPTIESTVKEHYKSYVQQTVQLISQFTPKPDATAAILLPYVEGYSIMGDSLTLNKSEVIDLLVKFVINLK; encoded by the coding sequence ATGAGTGCTAGAGAACAAAAACAGCAACAGATCATACAGGTAACTCACCAGATATTGGTACGAGATGGGATGGGAAAACTGTCTATGAGAAGAGTGGCGGGAGACGCAAACATGAGCCTGAGTAATCTTCAGTATTACTACAAAGATCTGGACACTCTCTTAATCGCAGTGATCATAGATTACTTCGCATGGTATACCAATGAGGTAGCAGAGAATCTTACCAAAACACTTGAAAATCAATCTAACTTTGAATCCTTCTTGAGAGCAATCCTCAATGATCATCTCGTACCAGGAGGTAAAACTGAGCGTTGTAGCATGTTTAGAGAGATTTGGTCGCTTGCCACACGAAACCCTACCATAGAAAGTACTGTTAAGGAACATTACAAATCTTACGTCCAACAGACTGTACAGTTGATCTCACAATTTACTCCCAAACCTGATGCCACCGCTGCTATTTTACTACCCTATGTCGAGGGCTATAGCATCATGGGAGACAGTCTCACATTGAACAAAAGTGAAGTAATTGATCTTTTGGTGAAGTTTGTGATCAATCTAAAATAG
- a CDS encoding DUF4202 domain-containing protein: MDKTLENVLFAIDEINNQDPNLELVDGKNVPKEWVYGLRMTEMLELYNEQASIELQIAARGQHIRRWHIPRSDYPMDRKGYLKWRTMLKMYHGQLLSELMEKEGFEKTSIDKVVELVNKNKLKTDAESKELEDVVCLVFLKYYFHDFGTKHEEDKIIDIVQKTWGKMTDKGHQMALKLDYLPEDLALIQKALA; encoded by the coding sequence ATGGACAAAACACTTGAAAATGTACTTTTTGCGATCGATGAGATCAACAATCAGGATCCGAACCTAGAACTGGTTGATGGAAAAAATGTACCCAAAGAATGGGTCTATGGTCTACGTATGACCGAGATGTTGGAGCTGTACAATGAACAAGCATCGATAGAGTTACAGATTGCTGCACGAGGACAACACATCAGGAGATGGCATATCCCACGATCAGACTATCCTATGGATCGCAAAGGCTACCTCAAATGGCGCACGATGCTCAAGATGTATCATGGACAATTGCTGTCTGAGCTGATGGAGAAGGAAGGGTTTGAAAAAACTTCGATTGACAAAGTGGTAGAATTGGTCAATAAGAACAAACTCAAGACAGATGCAGAATCCAAGGAATTGGAAGATGTGGTATGTCTGGTCTTTCTTAAATACTACTTTCATGATTTTGGGACTAAGCACGAGGAAGACAAGATCATAGACATTGTACAAAAGACTTGGGGAAAGATGACGGACAAGGGACACCAGATGGCATTGAAGTTGGATTATTTGCCGGAGGATTTGGCGTTGATACAAAAGGCTCTGGCTTAA
- a CDS encoding acyltransferase family protein: MRRYDLDWLRVIVFGLLIFYHVGMLFVPWGFHIKNNVVYDWVMYPMLFLNQWRLPILFVISGMGTYFALSKRSAGQFCWERIKRLFLPLVFGMLVIVPPQVYIERLVEGDFAGGYFDYWPFLAFNGIYPVGNLSWHHLWFLPYLLVYSLVLVPVFIYLRNHPNNSFILWIKRLIQKPAGLFVFIVPLYLLEAFMEPFYPIHHNLVNDWFNLTNSLLFFLFGYLLMTVKEEFWSMVQHHRKSYLICGVIAFASWIALVVSFEDSTLRHFTEAGIKVFNLWSWILALFGYAATYLNQQSRVLNYANEAVYPFYILHQSVMIVIASYLINLKWGFFPKASLLIVGTFGLSWLIYELCVRRWKLIRPLFGLK; encoded by the coding sequence ATGCGTAGATATGATTTGGATTGGTTGAGAGTGATCGTATTTGGATTGCTTATTTTTTATCATGTAGGGATGCTTTTTGTACCCTGGGGCTTTCACATCAAAAACAATGTGGTCTATGATTGGGTGATGTATCCGATGTTGTTTTTGAATCAGTGGCGATTACCTATATTATTTGTGATTTCTGGGATGGGTACCTACTTTGCTCTGTCTAAGCGTTCGGCTGGGCAGTTCTGTTGGGAGCGAATCAAACGACTCTTTTTGCCTTTGGTATTTGGGATGCTGGTGATCGTGCCACCGCAGGTTTATATTGAGCGATTGGTGGAGGGAGACTTTGCAGGTGGTTATTTCGACTATTGGCCATTTTTGGCATTCAATGGGATTTATCCTGTAGGGAATCTGAGTTGGCATCATCTCTGGTTTTTGCCTTATTTGCTGGTTTATTCTTTGGTGCTGGTGCCAGTGTTTATCTACCTAAGAAATCATCCTAACAACTCATTTATATTATGGATCAAAAGGCTGATCCAAAAGCCTGCTGGATTGTTCGTATTCATCGTTCCTTTGTATTTGTTGGAGGCATTCATGGAACCTTTCTATCCCATCCATCATAATTTGGTCAATGATTGGTTCAACCTCACGAACAGCTTGCTATTCTTTTTGTTTGGGTATCTGTTGATGACGGTGAAAGAAGAATTTTGGTCAATGGTGCAGCATCATCGCAAAAGCTATCTGATCTGTGGAGTGATTGCCTTTGCTTCATGGATCGCATTGGTTGTGTCTTTTGAAGATTCTACGCTCAGGCATTTTACAGAAGCGGGAATCAAGGTATTCAATCTCTGGTCATGGATTTTGGCCTTATTCGGCTATGCAGCAACTTATCTCAATCAACAGAGCAGGGTTCTGAACTATGCCAATGAAGCAGTGTATCCATTTTACATCTTGCATCAGAGTGTCATGATTGTGATTGCATCTTACCTCATCAATCTGAAATGGGGCTTCTTCCCCAAAGCCAGTCTGTTGATTGTGGGGACGTTTGGGTTGAGTTGGCTGATCTACGAATTGTGTGTCAGAAGATGGAAATTGATTCGTCCCTTATTTGGATTGAAATAG
- a CDS encoding GNAT family N-acetyltransferase, with product MIQLIRTDSNNADFIALVNQLDADLAIRDGDDHDFYHQYNHIDQIKHAIVAKIDDQSVGCGAIKEYDPKVMEVKRMYVLPSHRGKRIAIQILTALEDWARELGYQKCVLETGKAQPEAIALYQKCNYAVIPNYGQYVGVDNSICFEKKLN from the coding sequence ATGATTCAATTGATCCGAACAGATTCTAATAATGCTGATTTCATTGCGTTGGTCAATCAGCTGGATGCTGATTTGGCCATACGAGATGGAGATGATCACGATTTTTATCACCAATACAACCATATCGATCAGATCAAACATGCCATAGTGGCAAAGATTGATGATCAGTCTGTGGGCTGTGGTGCGATCAAGGAGTATGATCCCAAGGTGATGGAAGTGAAACGAATGTATGTCTTGCCATCTCATAGAGGCAAGCGTATTGCTATTCAGATCTTGACAGCTTTGGAGGATTGGGCGCGTGAATTGGGATATCAAAAGTGTGTTTTAGAAACAGGAAAAGCACAACCAGAGGCGATTGCTCTCTACCAGAAATGCAACTACGCTGTAATACCAAATTATGGTCAGTATGTAGGTGTCGACAATAGTATCTGTTTTGAAAAGAAGCTGAATTAA